The nucleotide window TCCCCGGCCGGAAAGGAATCAATAACCCAACTCTTCATCGATCAGAATAACCTCATAATGTGCCACTCCGTTTGGCTTGCGTTCAAAAATTGAGGTCACCTTACAGATACGGCCGGGGCTGTCGCAGTCATAGCACTTGTCCGCCTTCACCGCACAGGGTGTGGCACAGTGCAGACGCTGCGCATTGAGCGGAGCCGCAATATTTTTCGCCCGCCAAAGCGCCTGATTCAAATCAGCCACGATTTTATTTTTGCCAACCACCAGATAAACGCTCTCAGCGCCAAAAATTGTTCCGGCGACACGGTTGCCGGTGCCGTCAATATTGACCCACTCTCCCGTTTCCGCCATCCCATTGACGCTGGCGATGTAAACCTGAGCGCTTCTGGCAGGCAGCAAGGCCGCGGAAGTCTGCGTCCAATGCCACAGCACACAATTTTTCGCCGCCAGCGCCTGATCCAATCCCATCTGTTTTGTGGTCATCGAGCCGCCAAAAGCGACTGTCTTACCTTGGATTTGCTCTGTCAGGTAAACTGTCGCTGCTTCTTTGTTGGCAAACAGGGAAACCTGATAACCTTTTTTGATCAGATTTTCCCGGGTTGTTTCTAAACTTGCCATTTTCTCTCCTTCTTTCTCAACGCTCAGGATTGCTCATTTTACCTGAGCTTGCTTACCAACCGGCAATGGTGCCGTCGGTTCTGGGTTCCGTACCGCCGCAGAGTACACCGTTTGGCATACGCCAGATGATTTCACCGCGGCCAAAACCGCCGCTGGTTACTTTGGGAATAATCTGATGGCCGCGGTTTTGCAGTTCCTGCTGCACATAAAGCGGCAGGCTCTGCTCCACTTCAATATTCTTTTCACCCGTCCATTGAAAACGCGGCGCATCCAGCGCGTCCTGCGGATTCATGGCAAAATCGATCGTATTGACCATCACCTGTAAATGACCTTGCGGCTGCATGAAGCCGCCCATCACACCAAAAGGCCCCACCGGCTGGCCGTCTTTCATCAAAAACCCAGGGATAATGGTATTGTAAGGCCGCTTACCCGGCGCATAAACATTGTCATGTGCGGTGTCCAGCGAGAAATTATTACCGCGATTGTTCAGAGAAATCCCGGTATGGGGAACTACCACCCCGGAACCGAAGCCGGCGTAGTTGGATTGGATATAGGAAATCAGATTGCCTTCATTGTCTGCCGCGCAGAGGTAAATCGTTCCTCCCGAACGGGGATCGCCGGCGGTTGGCAGCAATGCTTTTTCACCGATCAAGGCGCGGCGGCTGGCGGCATATTCTTCCGAGAGCAATTGTTCAACGCTGACCGTCATATGCTGCGGGTCAGTCACGTATTTTTTGGCATCGGCAAAGGCCAATTTGAGAGCTTCCATCATCAGATGATAGGTTTCGGGATTCTCCCGGTCTGCCAAAGAAAATCCTTTCAGGATATTCAGCGCCATCAAAGCGGTAATACCCTGTCCGTTCGGCGGAATTTCGCAGACATCATAACCGCGGTAATTGATACTGATCGGCTCCACCCATTGCGGCTGATACTGACCCAGATCCTCCAGAGACATTTTACCGCCGGTTTTTTGCGCAAAGGCAACGATTTTTTCGGCCAAAGCGCCGCGATAAAAAGATTCCGCATTGGTTTCGCCAATTTCAGACAGCGTGCGGGCATGGTCCGCTAAACAGGCAATGTCGCCGGGACCGCAGGGCTTCCCGTTCGGTGCGAAAGTAGAAAACCAACCTTCATGCTGCGGTCCCTGCAGATTTTTCAGAAACAATTGGTAAGCGCTCTGCCAGGCTCTGCCTGTGGTAGGCGCCACGGCATAACCTTGCGAGGCATAGCGGACGGCCGGTTTGACGATCTGGCTTAAAGGTAATTTGCCGAAGCGTTTGGCCAGGGCAGCCCAGGCGGCCGGAGCAGCCGGCACATCCACCGCCGGCCAGCCATATTTGGGCATCTCGCTGTAATTGGCTTTCAGCTCCGCCAGGGTCTGTTTCATCACCGACGGGCCGCTGGCATTCAGCCCGTATAACTTGCCTTTGCTCCACAGAATGGCAAAGACATCCGAACCGATGCCGTTGGAGCACGGTTCACATACTGTTTCGGTCGTAGCCGCCGCCAGGGCGGCATCAATGGCATTGCCGCCTTGCATTAATACCTCTAAACCAGCCTGAGCCGCCTGCGGCGTAGAACAAGCGACCATGCCATTTTTGGCGTAAACCACTTGACGCCGGGACGGATAATGGTATAACATAGGATCCATATCTTACACGCTCCTTTTAGGATACTCCAGCAGGGAGATCCCCTTTCTGTTTGCTGAAATATTTCGGCATGCAAAGGAATTTACCTGCTCATCGTGAAAATAATTATCGACTCCAAACTTCGATTGCCGCCAAAGCCCAAACCGGACGGTTTTGCCGACAGCAGCGCGTTTTGAATGGTGCTGCCGAACAAACCACCGTTCAAAGAAAAGGAGAGCTTCCTATATGATCTATCAAACCAGCCTGTCTACTCCTATCGGTGATTTAGTGATTCAAAGCAACGAAACTGCCGTTGTCAGCGTTTCCTTTGCATCGGAAGCTTCTGTCGCTCTCTTTCCGGCCGCTCTGGTGGTCAGCGAGCAAACCATGCCGGCCGTCCTGCAGCAAGCAGTCAAAGAATTGCAGGAATATTTTCAGGGGTCCCGCAAGGAATTCAACCTGCCGCTGTCGATGGCCGGTACTGAATTTCAGATGAAAGCCTGGCAAGCTTTGCAGACCATCCCTTACGGTGAGGTGCGTTCCTACCAACAGCAAGCGGAAACGATCGGCAATCGTAAGGCAAGCCGTGCCATCGGCGGCGCCAATCATCACAACCGGATCAGCATCATCGTGCCTTGCCACAGAGTGATCGGTAAAAACAACAAACTGGTCGGCTTTGGCGGCGGCCTTGAACGCAAACAGTGGCTCCTGGATCACGAATTAAAATGGAAATAGGCCGACAAAAAACGAGAGAACGAAAACGTCCTCTCATTTTTTTTTATGAACTTGCTTTTGCCTTTTCTGTTTCCAGTCTGTGTTCGTTGGCTTGATACAATTCCTCGGTCGCCAGGGCGATTTTGGTCAGGGAAAAACGGCAGTTTTCCGGATAAACATAAAAAGTGTCTTCACTGGTGTTGAGATCCACACAATCGCCGAATTTACCGAGATACTCATATTCAATATGCACAGAATAGGTCGTATTGACCGGCTGCTCTATCCGATAGGGTTCGCCTTGATAAACACCTTCCAAGCGGAAGCCGTTCATATTATGCGTGAAGGTCGCCTGACCAAGCGGTATAAACCGTTTGGCATTCGGCAGGGAATTGACATGCGCCTGGGCGGAGAAAAAATAAGTCCCGTTCTCCACTTCTTTGCGCACCTGCAGACGTTCCCACTCATACCAGTCGGGGATATGGGAAAACTCAGTCTCGCCTTGATCGGCCTGCAACTCACCGAGTTCGGACATCGTCCAGCTCTTTTGACAGGCTTCACACCAGATCTTCGTACCTTTGGAGGTCATCTGATATTCTTTCCCGCAATGTGGACATTGATAGAGCACCTTATGCAGGTTGTGCGCCCGATTGGGATCGCTGACCCGGATCCCCTTCGCTTTCTGCCAGGCGAATTCATCGTAGACAAAAGCTTCTCGGATGATTCGATTGATTTCATCCACCGAAAGCTTGTTGATTTCTTCCACTGAAAGGATCTGCGTCATCTCGGCTTCCAGATTGCGAATGCCGCGATCCCGCGGATCCCAAAACGGTTTTAAAATATGATCGCCATGAATGATCAGCGTCACCAGCGGGACCCGAAAAATCTTCACCATTTTGCCGAGCGACTCCGGCAGTACCGCCGTCGTGCCGCAAAGAGAGTAGCGTGCTTCCGGGTAGAGGACAACCGTATGACCACCCAGGAGAATGCGGCGAAGCTGCCGCACCAAAACAATATCGCTGGTGAATTTGCGCTTACAAAGACAACCCGCCCAGCGCATCAGCCATTCCCGGCCGATAAAGCCGTCGATCGCCACCACATTATTGCTGCGCTGAGGAAAGGTTGCGATGGTCGTGATTAAAAAATCATTAAAACTATTGTGATTGACGAGCAAAAGGTAGGGCGGTTTCAGGTCTGCCATATTTACTCTTTGGACCTTTACTTTTTGCAGTTTGAAGAAGAAA belongs to Negativicutes bacterium and includes:
- a CDS encoding lactate utilization protein, whose amino-acid sequence is MASLETTRENLIKKGYQVSLFANKEAATVYLTEQIQGKTVAFGGSMTTKQMGLDQALAAKNCVLWHWTQTSAALLPARSAQVYIASVNGMAETGEWVNIDGTGNRVAGTIFGAESVYLVVGKNKIVADLNQALWRAKNIAAPLNAQRLHCATPCAVKADKCYDCDSPGRICKVTSIFERKPNGVAHYEVILIDEELGY
- a CDS encoding gamma-glutamyltransferase family protein, producing the protein MDPMLYHYPSRRQVVYAKNGMVACSTPQAAQAGLEVLMQGGNAIDAALAAATTETVCEPCSNGIGSDVFAILWSKGKLYGLNASGPSVMKQTLAELKANYSEMPKYGWPAVDVPAAPAAWAALAKRFGKLPLSQIVKPAVRYASQGYAVAPTTGRAWQSAYQLFLKNLQGPQHEGWFSTFAPNGKPCGPGDIACLADHARTLSEIGETNAESFYRGALAEKIVAFAQKTGGKMSLEDLGQYQPQWVEPISINYRGYDVCEIPPNGQGITALMALNILKGFSLADRENPETYHLMMEALKLAFADAKKYVTDPQHMTVSVEQLLSEEYAASRRALIGEKALLPTAGDPRSGGTIYLCAADNEGNLISYIQSNYAGFGSGVVVPHTGISLNNRGNNFSLDTAHDNVYAPGKRPYNTIIPGFLMKDGQPVGPFGVMGGFMQPQGHLQVMVNTIDFAMNPQDALDAPRFQWTGEKNIEVEQSLPLYVQQELQNRGHQIIPKVTSGGFGRGEIIWRMPNGVLCGGTEPRTDGTIAGW
- a CDS encoding methylated-DNA--[protein]-cysteine S-methyltransferase; the protein is MIYQTSLSTPIGDLVIQSNETAVVSVSFASEASVALFPAALVVSEQTMPAVLQQAVKELQEYFQGSRKEFNLPLSMAGTEFQMKAWQALQTIPYGEVRSYQQQAETIGNRKASRAIGGANHHNRISIIVPCHRVIGKNNKLVGFGGGLERKQWLLDHELKWK